In a single window of the Caproicibacterium sp. BJN0003 genome:
- a CDS encoding IS3 family transposase: MFIATKTDDGEIKGKISFYCRVLHVSRQAFNKYLKAKDAPWKYQELVDTMLDICSEDECNDTYGRIRMYQALQLKQPEGIHIPGERTVYRVMDEIGLNHKPKRKPNGITKADKEARKSDDLIKRDFTAEKPLKKCITDMTEIKASDGKLYVSAIFDCYDLAVLGLAMDTNMKAPLCEQTLDNAYRAYPMLRGAILHSDRGTQYTSGLYRKAINKYGILQSMNSAGGRCHDNARCESMWARFKEELLYGRYDTSSMTVEQLKTLIWRYFIGYWNNRRICSANGGLPPMVKRQQYYDSLQEAA, translated from the coding sequence ATGTTTATTGCAACCAAAACTGATGACGGCGAGATTAAGGGCAAAATTTCTTTTTATTGCAGAGTGCTTCATGTTTCCAGACAAGCATTCAATAAATACCTAAAAGCAAAGGATGCTCCATGGAAATATCAGGAATTGGTAGATACAATGCTTGATATTTGTAGTGAGGATGAATGTAATGACACTTATGGAAGAATCCGTATGTATCAGGCATTACAACTCAAACAGCCGGAGGGTATACACATTCCCGGCGAGAGAACTGTTTATCGTGTCATGGACGAAATTGGTCTTAATCACAAACCAAAACGCAAGCCTAATGGTATTACTAAAGCTGACAAAGAAGCCCGGAAATCAGATGATTTAATAAAACGTGACTTCACTGCTGAAAAACCTCTAAAAAAATGTATTACTGATATGACTGAAATAAAAGCTTCTGATGGAAAACTGTATGTTTCAGCCATCTTTGACTGCTACGATTTAGCGGTATTGGGTCTTGCCATGGATACAAATATGAAAGCTCCCCTTTGTGAACAAACCTTAGATAACGCTTATAGAGCCTATCCTATGCTTAGGGGAGCTATTCTTCACAGTGACAGAGGTACGCAGTATACCAGCGGGTTATATCGTAAGGCAATCAACAAATATGGCATTCTTCAAAGCATGAACAGTGCCGGTGGCAGATGCCATGACAATGCCAGATGTGAAAGTATGTGGGCAAGATTCAAAGAGGAATTACTTTATGGACGTTACGATACCAGCTCAATGACAGTAGAACAGTTAAAAACTCTTATTTGGAGATACTTCATCGGCTATTGGAATAACCGGCGAATCTGTTCAGCTAACGGTGGCTTACCTCCGATGGTTAAGCGACAGCAGTACTATGATTCATTGCAGGAGGCAGCATAA
- a CDS encoding transposase, producing MAQNQKSYDNEFKAQAVKLAQEIGGHKAANELGIPKGTMYTWIKAFKEGRLSANDAVHTPKNALSLNDELIELKKRIKEQDKEIRRLKEENEFLEEASAFFAASRRKSAKNRD from the coding sequence ATGGCACAAAATCAAAAATCTTATGACAATGAATTTAAAGCACAAGCTGTAAAACTTGCTCAGGAAATTGGTGGGCATAAAGCAGCTAACGAATTAGGGATTCCCAAGGGTACTATGTACACCTGGATAAAAGCCTTCAAAGAAGGTCGTCTCAGCGCAAATGACGCGGTTCATACGCCTAAGAATGCCTTATCTCTTAACGATGAGCTTATCGAACTCAAAAAGCGCATTAAAGAGCAGGATAAGGAAATCCGTCGTTTAAAAGAAGAAAATGAATTTCTCGAAGAAGCCAGTGCTTTTTTCGCAGCCAGCCGTCGGAAGTCAGCAAAAAACAGAGACTGA
- a CDS encoding MATE family efflux transporter, whose protein sequence is MGTEKEDLFSSMPEKKAVLTLAVPTVISQVITVIYNMADTFFVGQLDDPNQVAAATLAMPLFMVMTAFANLFGIGGASLISRSLGANDREKASHCSSFCIWTAIAAAFIYGVSVLIFLPALLPVLGTNDGTWEYSSEYIFWTIGIGAVPTVLNPELAHLVRSEGYSKQASLGVAFGGILNMGLDPLFIFTFKMEIMGAAIATMISNTAAVVYFFCFIYKIRNVSTITMSPKLYTLEDHIPGEVLAVGLPSFIISMMATISNTVLNNIISTYSNEAVAGMGIAKKIDLMAFAIAQGMTQGTLPLIGYNYTSGNRTRMMSVIKTLLYACLVISLSGMTILLLTAAPITRLFIDNAETVQYGRTFLRIICLACPTTAVNFFVITVFQATGKKIQPIILSLLRKGTVDVPLMFLFDHLMGISGIAWATPAADMVALVVSGALVIPYLKKLRMGQVELR, encoded by the coding sequence GTGGGAACAGAAAAAGAAGACCTTTTTTCTTCTATGCCAGAAAAAAAGGCGGTGCTCACACTAGCGGTTCCGACTGTCATCAGTCAGGTTATTACCGTCATTTACAATATGGCAGATACGTTTTTTGTAGGACAGTTGGATGACCCTAACCAGGTGGCGGCGGCGACGCTCGCAATGCCGCTCTTTATGGTCATGACCGCTTTCGCAAACCTGTTTGGAATCGGCGGCGCAAGTCTTATTTCCAGATCCCTTGGAGCGAACGACAGAGAAAAAGCTTCACACTGTTCTTCCTTCTGCATTTGGACAGCTATTGCTGCCGCATTTATTTATGGTGTCTCTGTGCTCATTTTTCTTCCGGCCTTACTACCGGTTCTCGGCACGAATGACGGAACGTGGGAGTATAGTTCGGAGTACATATTTTGGACAATCGGCATCGGTGCCGTTCCTACGGTACTGAACCCTGAACTCGCTCATCTTGTAAGATCAGAGGGCTATTCGAAGCAGGCCAGCTTGGGTGTGGCATTTGGAGGAATTCTTAATATGGGACTTGATCCGCTTTTCATTTTCACTTTTAAGATGGAGATTATGGGGGCGGCAATTGCAACTATGATTTCAAATACGGCTGCCGTAGTTTACTTTTTTTGCTTTATCTATAAAATTAGGAATGTTAGTACAATAACGATGTCGCCCAAACTGTATACACTCGAAGATCATATCCCTGGGGAAGTGCTGGCGGTGGGATTGCCTAGTTTTATCATATCTATGATGGCTACCATATCGAATACTGTCCTCAATAATATTATCTCTACTTATTCAAATGAAGCCGTCGCCGGGATGGGAATCGCAAAGAAAATTGATCTAATGGCGTTTGCAATTGCACAAGGAATGACTCAGGGAACGCTGCCCCTGATCGGATATAACTATACCTCGGGGAACAGAACAAGAATGATGTCAGTGATCAAAACGCTGCTTTATGCTTGTCTGGTAATATCGCTTTCCGGTATGACAATCTTGCTGCTCACTGCTGCACCGATTACACGCCTGTTTATTGACAATGCTGAAACGGTGCAATACGGGCGAACTTTTCTCAGAATCATTTGTCTTGCATGCCCAACAACGGCAGTCAATTTTTTTGTTATTACAGTGTTTCAGGCCACCGGAAAAAAGATCCAGCCGATCATTCTGTCACTGCTGCGCAAAGGAACAGTTGACGTTCCTTTGATGTTTTTGTTCGATCATCTCATGGGTATAAGCGGGATAGCGTGGGCAACTCCAGCGGCAGACATGGTCGCGCTTGTCGTGTCAGGCGCATTGGTGATACCGTATTTGAAAAAACTCAGAATGGGCCAAGTTGAGCTGCGCTAA
- a CDS encoding TetR/AcrR family transcriptional regulator, producing MAQKGLSREVLIDAAVNVIERYGQNNFSMKLVADELGVKTASLYNHVKNMEELLVGVCNYALKLQKGAEMQAIKGLNRGQAVYALAEAYRRFAKEHRELYWLVMNVAASDSHVLDEAAICITEPIVKMLADYDIEEDEKIHFRRFFRSIVHGYVSEMDAGFFSHSPADTDKTFHFAIACFIDSLDRAEKRRH from the coding sequence ATGGCACAGAAAGGGTTAAGCAGGGAAGTGCTCATTGATGCTGCAGTAAATGTCATCGAACGATATGGACAGAACAATTTTTCAATGAAGCTCGTCGCGGACGAATTGGGCGTGAAGACTGCCTCACTGTATAACCATGTAAAAAATATGGAGGAGTTGTTGGTGGGGGTGTGCAATTACGCGCTGAAATTGCAAAAAGGCGCAGAAATGCAGGCAATCAAGGGCCTAAACCGGGGGCAGGCAGTTTATGCACTGGCTGAAGCTTATCGGCGCTTCGCAAAAGAGCACAGAGAGCTATACTGGCTTGTCATGAACGTTGCGGCTTCCGACAGTCATGTACTGGATGAGGCTGCTATATGCATCACGGAGCCAATTGTAAAGATGTTGGCAGATTATGATATTGAAGAAGACGAAAAGATACATTTTCGGCGTTTTTTCCGTAGTATTGTGCATGGTTATGTTTCAGAGATGGATGCCGGATTTTTTTCACATTCCCCAGCGGATACAGATAAGACCTTTCATTTTGCAATCGCATGTTTTATCGATAGCCTGGACCGTGCGGAAAAGAGGCGGCATTGA
- a CDS encoding Kiwa anti-phage protein KwaB-like domain-containing protein, with product MFDNSSIMVLLNDGNENPVQLLEVDKTTQAAICSSFSDAAVPLLSGKQIVPFDGSYKPNEDEGLSICNFHLPEVITDAVRNPLGLQTFAYNKDAEPDIRAIFIGERTEADNTEIFNVAFQRFRKEQYLSTKKFSLFYDQDTFILENRWGIGITDTIDCVFTQMELRFSSYFYARQIFDLSEYYRSATDAEVQSFSGLDLLSLADKDQFQSMADTWIRRKIAAINDSGVLKNNTAAKIKKLAQSCGLEITVENKKLIIPADKKKLKEILGFLDDEVYKGAFTEETYITNSKRKVQ from the coding sequence ATGTTCGATAACAGTTCAATTATGGTTCTATTGAACGATGGAAATGAGAACCCGGTTCAGTTGCTGGAAGTAGACAAGACTACGCAAGCGGCGATTTGCAGTAGTTTTTCAGATGCCGCCGTGCCATTACTTTCGGGCAAGCAAATCGTCCCTTTTGACGGTAGCTATAAGCCAAACGAGGACGAGGGCTTGTCTATCTGCAATTTTCACCTACCAGAAGTTATAACCGATGCGGTCAGAAACCCGCTTGGATTACAGACCTTTGCCTACAACAAAGATGCAGAGCCAGATATAAGAGCAATTTTTATTGGTGAACGTACAGAGGCTGATAACACTGAGATATTCAACGTTGCTTTTCAGCGTTTCCGCAAGGAACAGTATCTTTCCACAAAAAAGTTCAGCCTGTTCTATGACCAAGACACTTTTATTCTTGAGAATCGGTGGGGCATCGGGATTACAGATACTATCGATTGTGTATTCACTCAGATGGAACTTCGATTTTCCTCATATTTTTATGCTCGCCAGATATTTGACCTGAGCGAGTATTATCGCTCCGCAACTGATGCTGAAGTTCAAAGCTTCAGCGGATTGGACTTGTTGAGTCTTGCGGACAAAGACCAGTTTCAGTCAATGGCTGATACTTGGATACGCCGAAAAATTGCAGCAATAAATGACTCAGGCGTTCTCAAGAACAATACAGCAGCTAAAATAAAGAAGTTGGCACAGAGTTGTGGTTTGGAAATTACCGTTGAAAATAAAAAACTGATCATCCCGGCAGACAAGAAAAAACTAAAAGAGATTTTAGGCTTCCTTGATGATGAAGTTTACAAGGGCGCTTTTACAGAGGAAACATACATCACGAATTCAAAGAGAAAAGTGCAATAA
- the brxL gene encoding protease Lon-related BREX system protein BrxL, with protein MDIDSTQYTPETDDANEVIYRKLREHFDGKIVRKDLTKAIKEGANVPVYVLEFLLGQYCSSDDPNIIESGVQNVKRILSENFVRPDEAQKVLSGLRERGSYTVIDRLTVSLNIKLDRYEADFSNLGIRNIPISSDYVSKYDRLLCGGIWCIVGLEYEYIEEDKKSTPIRIMKLTPIQMPHIDMDEIKQGRRAFTKDEWITVLLRSTGMEADRFTDREKWLQLARMLPLIENNFNLCELGPRSTGKSHLYKEISPNSILVSGGQTTVANLFYNMSSKQVGLVGLWDCVAFDEVAGITFKDKDGVQIMKDYMASGSFARGKEEKAASASMAFVGNINQSVDVLLKTSHLFDPFPEAMAYDTAFLDRMHCYIPGWEIPKYRPESFTDGYGFITDYLAEFMRQMRKEPFGDVCDKYFRFGSNLNQRDVIAVRKIVSGFAKLLYPNGEFTKDEIEEILTFALEMRRRVKEQLKKIGGMEFYDVNFSYIDNETFEERYVSVPEQGGGKIIPEGMTNPGNVYTISQGKSGMIGVYRLETQMLPGNGKFERTGLGSDRDAKEATNTAFNYLKASGNQISGQLSTTTKDYIINYQDLNGIGMTKFLTLPTVIALASCALGKPTLSSLAVLGEISISGTILKVEELASVLQVCLDAGAKKVLIPITSAAELGTVPSDLIGAFSLIFYSTPQEAVFKALGVE; from the coding sequence ATGGATATAGATTCAACCCAATACACACCGGAAACAGATGATGCAAATGAAGTCATTTATCGAAAACTGCGTGAGCATTTCGACGGAAAGATTGTTCGCAAAGACCTGACCAAGGCTATCAAAGAAGGCGCGAATGTGCCTGTCTACGTCTTGGAGTTTTTGCTTGGGCAGTATTGCTCCTCCGACGACCCGAACATCATTGAGAGCGGTGTTCAGAACGTCAAGCGAATCCTCTCCGAGAACTTCGTGCGACCCGATGAAGCGCAGAAGGTGCTGTCCGGCTTACGTGAGCGCGGTAGCTACACGGTCATCGATCGTCTAACTGTGAGCCTAAACATTAAACTTGACCGCTATGAAGCCGACTTTTCAAACCTCGGTATCCGCAACATTCCCATATCTTCGGACTATGTATCTAAGTACGATCGCCTGCTATGCGGTGGTATCTGGTGTATTGTCGGGCTTGAATATGAGTACATCGAGGAAGACAAGAAGTCCACGCCAATCCGCATCATGAAGCTGACCCCGATTCAGATGCCGCACATCGATATGGACGAAATAAAGCAAGGCCGTCGCGCCTTTACCAAGGACGAGTGGATAACAGTTCTGCTCCGTTCCACAGGCATGGAGGCCGACCGCTTCACAGATCGCGAGAAGTGGCTGCAACTCGCCAGGATGCTTCCACTGATTGAAAACAACTTCAATCTCTGCGAACTGGGACCACGCAGTACAGGCAAGTCGCATCTATACAAGGAAATCTCGCCGAATAGCATCCTCGTGTCGGGCGGGCAGACCACGGTCGCCAACCTCTTCTACAATATGTCGAGCAAGCAAGTTGGGCTTGTCGGGCTTTGGGATTGTGTGGCTTTCGACGAGGTAGCAGGCATCACCTTCAAGGACAAAGACGGCGTTCAAATAATGAAAGACTATATGGCTTCCGGCTCGTTTGCCAGAGGCAAGGAAGAAAAGGCGGCGTCGGCTTCAATGGCTTTCGTCGGTAACATCAACCAGAGCGTGGACGTGCTGCTGAAAACCTCGCACCTTTTTGATCCGTTTCCTGAAGCGATGGCGTATGATACGGCATTTCTCGACCGTATGCACTGTTATATCCCTGGTTGGGAAATTCCAAAGTACCGCCCAGAATCGTTCACCGACGGTTACGGTTTTATCACCGACTACCTCGCTGAATTTATGCGACAGATGCGGAAAGAGCCGTTCGGCGACGTGTGCGACAAATACTTCCGGTTTGGCAGCAACCTGAATCAACGTGACGTTATTGCCGTCCGCAAAATAGTGTCCGGCTTTGCCAAATTGCTCTATCCAAACGGCGAGTTCACCAAAGATGAAATTGAAGAAATCCTAACTTTCGCCCTCGAAATGCGCCGCCGTGTTAAAGAGCAGCTTAAGAAAATTGGCGGCATGGAGTTTTACGATGTGAACTTCTCCTACATCGACAACGAGACTTTTGAGGAGCGTTATGTTTCCGTTCCGGAGCAAGGTGGCGGAAAGATAATCCCCGAAGGAATGACTAATCCAGGCAATGTCTACACAATCTCGCAGGGCAAGAGCGGTATGATAGGTGTATACCGCCTTGAAACGCAGATGCTTCCCGGCAACGGCAAGTTCGAACGCACTGGGCTTGGCTCCGACCGTGACGCAAAGGAAGCCACAAACACCGCGTTCAACTACCTGAAAGCAAGCGGCAACCAGATAAGCGGTCAACTCAGCACGACCACGAAGGATTACATTATCAACTACCAAGACCTTAACGGCATCGGGATGACGAAGTTTCTGACCCTGCCGACAGTGATAGCACTTGCATCCTGCGCCCTTGGCAAACCTACTCTATCAAGCCTTGCAGTCCTCGGTGAAATCAGCATCAGTGGCACAATCCTCAAGGTAGAAGAACTGGCGAGCGTCCTGCAAGTCTGCCTCGATGCCGGAGCAAAGAAAGTATTAATACCAATAACATCAGCCGCCGAACTTGGAACGGTTCCGTCAGACCTTATCGGCGCATTCAGTTTAATATTTTACTCAACACCGCAGGAAGCAGTGTTTAAGGCTTTGGGCGTGGAATAA
- the pglZ gene encoding BREX-1 system phosphatase PglZ type A, with product MLSETIKLRLAERFYAPLPEFHKRRIVFWHDEDGEFSDEIDELDLSGVSVVKLTGTNNFAVKKLLSSDDLTGDYLIYDPLSYEKDQHDDWLLDIRLYSEEFRADLVSMQMEELLVEPSSAMRKTMKLYAKFFNKIDRKEKLRRIGRTYQTPLQLHIDIMAVLCGINGGSAQDVIVAVLSAGLEKESNDALINIDKFGNIEAFWQLVQKYTGYMNAEDRPLGELAAHILITALSQTVPASALRGLERFISDPCKAYCYQLVHEWQRGDGSDGLIEICRYVEHDLRLSDRFDKTEINILLKSDVFLAINESILKRFFNEISENVIKVDDIIGAVENRRTAAWYALTEDYLESLYYIAKMQEFYLAHIDGFHIVEPAKVWKLYATDAYEMDSHYRHFHFSFGNTLKSPNTLLEDALKKCSDVVEGLYREWFLKQLTLTWTKAIAGDLDSLGYVSEINEQRRFYNRYVSPNMSKSNRVFVVISDALRYEVAAELSEALNHNTKGKATLESMQAVFPSITKFGMAALLPGKEVSTNDKIEVFVDGNPTASTAQRGAILNVANPDSVAVTYHDLLQMKPSEQSALVVGKQVVYIYHNTIDALGDKPATEMKVFEACQTAINELSGIVKLILNRLGTNIFITADHGFLYTYKALDESQKISRQTFDGEVYELGRRYALAATDTAADYLLPVKTERTIGGTSMKGYAPQDTVRIKVQGGGENYVHGGISLQEMVVPVIVYKGMRTDYKKYVEVQNPGLSLISESHKVSNLMFSLDFLQKQPVGDKIQPCNYTLHFTNDEGIPISDFQTVIADRTSANASDRVFRVRFTLKQMQYNKIKLYRLVIANDTDAPEEVEFRIDIAFADDFGFDL from the coding sequence ATGCTGTCAGAAACGATAAAACTTAGGCTCGCGGAGCGGTTTTACGCGCCGCTACCGGAATTTCATAAACGCCGCATCGTCTTCTGGCACGACGAAGACGGCGAATTTTCGGATGAGATTGACGAACTCGATTTGTCCGGAGTGAGCGTTGTCAAACTTACCGGCACAAACAACTTCGCCGTCAAGAAATTGCTCTCATCGGACGATCTTACGGGCGATTACCTTATTTACGACCCGCTATCCTATGAGAAAGATCAGCACGACGACTGGCTGCTGGACATCAGGCTTTATAGCGAGGAGTTCCGAGCCGACCTTGTGTCGATGCAAATGGAGGAACTGCTCGTCGAGCCGTCATCCGCTATGCGAAAGACAATGAAACTGTACGCCAAATTCTTCAATAAAATAGACCGCAAGGAGAAGCTACGCCGTATCGGGCGTACATACCAGACCCCGCTGCAACTTCACATCGACATTATGGCGGTTCTGTGTGGCATAAACGGTGGCTCAGCACAGGACGTTATCGTCGCCGTGCTATCGGCAGGCTTGGAGAAAGAAAGCAACGATGCGCTGATTAACATAGACAAGTTTGGCAACATCGAAGCGTTCTGGCAGCTTGTACAAAAGTACACAGGCTATATGAATGCGGAGGATAGACCGCTCGGTGAGCTGGCCGCACACATACTAATCACCGCTCTGTCGCAGACAGTGCCTGCCTCCGCTCTGCGTGGCTTGGAACGATTCATTTCCGACCCATGTAAGGCGTACTGCTATCAACTTGTTCACGAGTGGCAGCGGGGAGACGGCAGCGACGGCTTAATCGAGATTTGCCGCTATGTTGAACATGATTTACGCCTTTCTGACCGGTTTGACAAGACGGAAATAAACATCCTCTTAAAGAGTGATGTTTTCCTTGCTATCAATGAAAGTATACTGAAACGCTTCTTTAACGAGATTAGTGAGAACGTCATAAAGGTGGATGATATCATCGGTGCGGTTGAGAACCGCCGTACCGCCGCTTGGTATGCTCTGACCGAAGACTACCTCGAAAGCCTTTATTATATCGCCAAGATGCAGGAGTTCTACTTGGCGCACATCGACGGCTTTCATATCGTCGAGCCTGCGAAGGTCTGGAAACTCTACGCGACCGACGCTTACGAGATGGACAGCCATTACAGGCACTTCCATTTCAGTTTTGGTAATACACTAAAATCCCCGAACACCCTCTTGGAGGACGCTTTGAAGAAGTGTTCCGATGTGGTGGAGGGCTTGTACCGAGAGTGGTTCTTGAAGCAACTCACCTTGACTTGGACTAAAGCCATAGCGGGCGATTTGGATTCGCTCGGGTATGTTTCAGAGATAAATGAACAGCGCAGATTCTACAACCGTTATGTTTCGCCGAACATGAGCAAAAGTAACCGTGTGTTTGTGGTAATTTCTGATGCCTTGCGCTATGAGGTCGCTGCCGAGCTCTCCGAAGCCCTCAACCACAATACCAAGGGTAAGGCGACTCTTGAATCCATGCAAGCCGTGTTCCCAAGCATCACGAAATTTGGAATGGCAGCGCTCCTGCCCGGCAAAGAGGTATCAACAAACGATAAAATTGAAGTATTCGTGGACGGTAATCCGACCGCCAGCACCGCCCAGCGTGGTGCGATACTAAACGTCGCCAACCCCGACAGCGTAGCCGTAACCTACCACGACTTGCTTCAAATGAAGCCATCAGAGCAAAGTGCGCTTGTAGTCGGGAAGCAAGTCGTGTACATCTATCACAACACAATAGATGCGCTCGGCGACAAGCCCGCCACTGAAATGAAGGTGTTTGAAGCATGTCAAACGGCCATTAATGAATTAAGCGGTATTGTAAAGTTAATTCTTAATCGCTTAGGCACTAATATTTTCATAACCGCCGACCATGGCTTCCTGTACACTTATAAAGCACTCGATGAGAGCCAAAAAATCAGCCGTCAGACCTTTGATGGCGAAGTGTACGAACTGGGCAGACGTTACGCACTTGCTGCTACAGATACGGCCGCCGACTACCTACTGCCCGTCAAGACGGAGAGGACGATTGGCGGAACTTCCATGAAAGGCTATGCACCGCAGGATACCGTCCGTATCAAGGTTCAGGGTGGTGGTGAGAACTATGTCCACGGCGGCATCAGTCTACAGGAAATGGTTGTGCCTGTCATCGTCTATAAAGGTATGCGGACAGACTATAAGAAGTATGTCGAGGTGCAGAATCCGGGGCTGTCGCTCATTTCCGAAAGCCACAAGGTTTCTAACCTGATGTTTTCGCTCGACTTCCTGCAAAAGCAGCCTGTGGGCGACAAGATTCAGCCATGTAATTACACCCTGCATTTTACCAACGACGAGGGTATTCCCATCAGCGACTTCCAGACGGTTATCGCTGACAGGACGAGCGCAAACGCCTCCGACCGTGTGTTCCGCGTGAGGTTTACGCTGAAGCAAATGCAATACAACAAAATTAAATTATATCGCCTTGTCATTGCCAATGATACCGATGCGCCAGAAGAGGTCGAGTTCCGCATTGACATAGCGTTTGCCGATGATTTCGGCTTTGACCTGTAG